In a genomic window of Muntiacus reevesi chromosome 1, mMunRee1.1, whole genome shotgun sequence:
- the LOC136164556 gene encoding olfactory receptor 2G3-like, whose amino-acid sequence MHSLGKENHSSVSEFILLGFSSESQVRMALFIFFLLLYFITILGNGLIITLIYLDTHLHTPMYFFLSILSLVDMSYVTTTVPQMLVNLVYPGRTISWGACAAQMFIFLILGIAECVLYAIMAYDRYIAICFPLHYTILMSHPICIKMVTVCWFISVAGALIYTVFTMHLPYCGPHKINHFFCEVPAVLKLACADTSLNDQLDFILGFILLLIPLSFILVSYVRIFVSILSIRSPQGRLKSFSTCASHITVVTMFYGPAMIMYMRPGSWYDPERDKKLALFYNVVSAFLNPIIYSLRNKDVKRAFLKVLGQRGTAQ is encoded by the coding sequence ATGCACAGCCTTGGCAAGGAGAACCACAGCTCTGTCTCTGAGTTCATCCTCCTTGGCTTCTCCAGTGAGTCTCAGGTCAGAATGGCTCTGTTCatattcttccttcttctctactTTATCACTATTTTGGGCAATGGACTCATCATCACCCTGATCTACTTGGATACACACCTCCACACAcctatgtacttctttctcagcaTCCTCTCCCTGGTAGACATGAGCTATGTCACCACCACTGTGCCCCAGATGTTGGTTAATCTGGTATATCCAGGGAGGACCATTTCCTGGGGAGCTTGTGCAGCCCAGATGTTCATTTTCTTGATCCTGGGCATTGCTGAGTGTGTCCTCTATGCCATTATGGCCTATGACAGGTATATAGCCATCTGCTTCCCCCTTCACTATACTATACTGATGAGTCATCCTATTTGTATCAAGATGGTCACAGTCTGTTGGTTCATTAGCGTAGCTGGGGCCCTGATCTATACTGTCTTCACCATGCATCTGCCTTATTGTGGCCCCCACAAGATaaaccacttcttctgtgaggTCCCTGCTGTCCTGAAGTTGGCTTGTGCAGACACCTCCCTCAATGACCAGTTGGACTTCATCTTGGGTTTCATCTTGCTTTTGATACCACTTTCCTTCATCCTGGTCTCTTATGTTCGCATCTTTGTCTCCATCTTAAGCATCCGCTCACCCCAGGGGAGACTCAAGTCCTTCTCCACATGTGcttcccacatcactgtggtgaCCATGTTCTATGGGCCAGCCATGATCATGTACATGAGGCCTGGGTCCTGGTATGATCCAGAGAGGGACAAGAAGCTGGCCCTTTTCTACAATGTTGTCTCTGCCTTCCTCAACCCCATCATCTACAGTCTCCGGAACAAAGATGTAAAGAGGGCCTTTCTGAAAGTACTTGGCCAGAGAGGGACAGCTCAATGA